A genomic segment from Anas platyrhynchos isolate ZD024472 breed Pekin duck chromosome 5, IASCAAS_PekinDuck_T2T, whole genome shotgun sequence encodes:
- the LOC106019914 gene encoding olfactory receptor 5J3 isoform X1 encodes MDPVSSLYLRTTCTFGVQIAETRLDSRYAALIRGDMAEGNSSVVTQFILLGLTSEPELQTPLFVVFSVIYLITLMGNLGLITLITTTPQLHTPMYFFLCNLSVVDLCYSSVFCPRLLVVFLVGNKTISYSACFTQHFFFLVFVTTEVFLLAVMAYDRYVAICNPLLYAVSMPKRVCVQLVAGSYLGGILNSLTQTCCLLPLPFCGPNVINHYFCDTNPLLKLTCADDHLNELLLVTFNGTISMSVLFIIIISYAYILVSILRIRSARGRHKAFSTCASHLLTVTLFYVPAGLSHMQPGSKYSLQMEKVTAVFYTMVVPMLNPVIYSLRNKEVKDVLRRATAKNIFTSCPLTKLTPIS; translated from the exons atggaTCCCGTTTCTTCTCTCTACCTTAGGACAACGTGCACGTTTGGTGTGCAAATCGCAGAAACACGTTTGGATAGCAG GTACGCTGCTCTGATACGTGGTGATATGGCTGAAGGCAATAGCTCCGTGGTGACCCAGTTCATCCTCCTAGGACTGACAAGTGAGCCCGAGCTGCAGACTCCTCTCTTCGTAGTCTTCTCAGTGATTTATCTCATCACCCTGATGGGCAATCTTGGGCTCATCACTCTGATCACGACAACCCCCCAGCTGCACactcccatgtacttcttcctctgcaATTTGTCTGTTGTTGATCTTTGCTACTCCTCTGTCTTTTGTCCCAGGCTGCTTGTTGTCTTCCTGGTTGGAAATAAAACCATTTCTTACTCTGCCTGCTTCAcccagcatttcttttttctcgTGTTCGTGACCACAGAGGTGTTCTTGCTGGCTGTGATGGCATACGACCGCTACGTAGCTATTTGCAACCCCCTGCTCTACGCTGTTTCCATGCCCAAGAGAGTCTGTGTGCAGCTGGTGGCTGGGTCGTACCTGGGGGGGATTTTGAACTCCCTAACCCAAACGTGCTGCTTGCTGCCCTTGCCGTTCTGTGGGCCCAATGTCATCAACCATTACTTCTGTGACACCAACCCTCTGCTGAAACTCACCTGCGCTGACGACCACCTCAACGAGCTTTTGCTCGTAACCTTCAATGGGACCATTTCCATGTCCGTgctcttcatcatcatcatctcaTACGCATACATCCTCGTCTCCATCCTGAGGATCAGGTCTGCCAGAGGCAGgcacaaagccttctccacCTGCGCCTCCCACCTGCTGACCGTCACCTTGTTCTACGTGCCCGCCGGACTCAGCCACATGCAGCCAGGCTCCAAATACTCGCTGCAGATGGAGAAAGTCACCGCTGTGTTTTACACCATGGTTGTTCCTATGCTTAACCCTGTGATCTACAGCTTGAGGAACAAGGAGGTCAAGGATGTGCTCAGAAGAGCCacagcaaaaaacatttttacgAGCTGCCCACTGACCAAGTTGACCCCGATCAGCTGA
- the LOC106019914 gene encoding olfactory receptor-like protein COR8 isoform X4 produces the protein MDPVSSLYLRTTCTFGVQIAETRLDSRYAALIRGDMAEGNSSVVTQFILLGLTKVFLLAVMAYDRYVAICNPLLYAVSMPKRVCVQLVAGSYLGGILNSLTQTCCLLPLPFCGPNVINHYFCDTNPLLKLTCADDHLNELLLVTFNGTISMSVLFIIIISYAYILVSILRIRSARGRHKAFSTCASHLLTVTLFYVPAGLSHMQPGSKYSLQMEKVTAVFYTMVVPMLNPVIYSLRNKEVKDVLRRATAKNIFTSCPLTKLTPIS, from the exons atggaTCCCGTTTCTTCTCTCTACCTTAGGACAACGTGCACGTTTGGTGTGCAAATCGCAGAAACACGTTTGGATAGCAG GTACGCTGCTCTGATACGTGGTGATATGGCTGAAGGCAATAGCTCCGTGGTGACCCAGTTCATCCTCCTAGGACTGACAA AGGTGTTCTTGCTGGCTGTGATGGCATACGACCGCTACGTAGCTATTTGCAACCCCCTGCTCTACGCTGTTTCCATGCCCAAGAGAGTCTGTGTGCAGCTGGTGGCTGGGTCGTACCTGGGGGGGATTTTGAACTCCCTAACCCAAACGTGCTGCTTGCTGCCCTTGCCGTTCTGTGGGCCCAATGTCATCAACCATTACTTCTGTGACACCAACCCTCTGCTGAAACTCACCTGCGCTGACGACCACCTCAACGAGCTTTTGCTCGTAACCTTCAATGGGACCATTTCCATGTCCGTgctcttcatcatcatcatctcaTACGCATACATCCTCGTCTCCATCCTGAGGATCAGGTCTGCCAGAGGCAGgcacaaagccttctccacCTGCGCCTCCCACCTGCTGACCGTCACCTTGTTCTACGTGCCCGCCGGACTCAGCCACATGCAGCCAGGCTCCAAATACTCGCTGCAGATGGAGAAAGTCACCGCTGTGTTTTACACCATGGTTGTTCCTATGCTTAACCCTGTGATCTACAGCTTGAGGAACAAGGAGGTCAAGGATGTGCTCAGAAGAGCCacagcaaaaaacatttttacgAGCTGCCCACTGACCAAGTTGACCCCGATCAGCTGA
- the LOC106019914 gene encoding olfactory receptor 5J3 isoform X2: MERYAALIRGDMAEGNSSVVTQFILLGLTSEPELQTPLFVVFSVIYLITLMGNLGLITLITTTPQLHTPMYFFLCNLSVVDLCYSSVFCPRLLVVFLVGNKTISYSACFTQHFFFLVFVTTEVFLLAVMAYDRYVAICNPLLYAVSMPKRVCVQLVAGSYLGGILNSLTQTCCLLPLPFCGPNVINHYFCDTNPLLKLTCADDHLNELLLVTFNGTISMSVLFIIIISYAYILVSILRIRSARGRHKAFSTCASHLLTVTLFYVPAGLSHMQPGSKYSLQMEKVTAVFYTMVVPMLNPVIYSLRNKEVKDVLRRATAKNIFTSCPLTKLTPIS, encoded by the exons ATGGAACG GTACGCTGCTCTGATACGTGGTGATATGGCTGAAGGCAATAGCTCCGTGGTGACCCAGTTCATCCTCCTAGGACTGACAAGTGAGCCCGAGCTGCAGACTCCTCTCTTCGTAGTCTTCTCAGTGATTTATCTCATCACCCTGATGGGCAATCTTGGGCTCATCACTCTGATCACGACAACCCCCCAGCTGCACactcccatgtacttcttcctctgcaATTTGTCTGTTGTTGATCTTTGCTACTCCTCTGTCTTTTGTCCCAGGCTGCTTGTTGTCTTCCTGGTTGGAAATAAAACCATTTCTTACTCTGCCTGCTTCAcccagcatttcttttttctcgTGTTCGTGACCACAGAGGTGTTCTTGCTGGCTGTGATGGCATACGACCGCTACGTAGCTATTTGCAACCCCCTGCTCTACGCTGTTTCCATGCCCAAGAGAGTCTGTGTGCAGCTGGTGGCTGGGTCGTACCTGGGGGGGATTTTGAACTCCCTAACCCAAACGTGCTGCTTGCTGCCCTTGCCGTTCTGTGGGCCCAATGTCATCAACCATTACTTCTGTGACACCAACCCTCTGCTGAAACTCACCTGCGCTGACGACCACCTCAACGAGCTTTTGCTCGTAACCTTCAATGGGACCATTTCCATGTCCGTgctcttcatcatcatcatctcaTACGCATACATCCTCGTCTCCATCCTGAGGATCAGGTCTGCCAGAGGCAGgcacaaagccttctccacCTGCGCCTCCCACCTGCTGACCGTCACCTTGTTCTACGTGCCCGCCGGACTCAGCCACATGCAGCCAGGCTCCAAATACTCGCTGCAGATGGAGAAAGTCACCGCTGTGTTTTACACCATGGTTGTTCCTATGCTTAACCCTGTGATCTACAGCTTGAGGAACAAGGAGGTCAAGGATGTGCTCAGAAGAGCCacagcaaaaaacatttttacgAGCTGCCCACTGACCAAGTTGACCCCGATCAGCTGA
- the LOC106019914 gene encoding olfactory receptor-like protein COR8 isoform X5, whose amino-acid sequence MERYAALIRGDMAEGNSSVVTQFILLGLTKVFLLAVMAYDRYVAICNPLLYAVSMPKRVCVQLVAGSYLGGILNSLTQTCCLLPLPFCGPNVINHYFCDTNPLLKLTCADDHLNELLLVTFNGTISMSVLFIIIISYAYILVSILRIRSARGRHKAFSTCASHLLTVTLFYVPAGLSHMQPGSKYSLQMEKVTAVFYTMVVPMLNPVIYSLRNKEVKDVLRRATAKNIFTSCPLTKLTPIS is encoded by the exons ATGGAACG GTACGCTGCTCTGATACGTGGTGATATGGCTGAAGGCAATAGCTCCGTGGTGACCCAGTTCATCCTCCTAGGACTGACAA AGGTGTTCTTGCTGGCTGTGATGGCATACGACCGCTACGTAGCTATTTGCAACCCCCTGCTCTACGCTGTTTCCATGCCCAAGAGAGTCTGTGTGCAGCTGGTGGCTGGGTCGTACCTGGGGGGGATTTTGAACTCCCTAACCCAAACGTGCTGCTTGCTGCCCTTGCCGTTCTGTGGGCCCAATGTCATCAACCATTACTTCTGTGACACCAACCCTCTGCTGAAACTCACCTGCGCTGACGACCACCTCAACGAGCTTTTGCTCGTAACCTTCAATGGGACCATTTCCATGTCCGTgctcttcatcatcatcatctcaTACGCATACATCCTCGTCTCCATCCTGAGGATCAGGTCTGCCAGAGGCAGgcacaaagccttctccacCTGCGCCTCCCACCTGCTGACCGTCACCTTGTTCTACGTGCCCGCCGGACTCAGCCACATGCAGCCAGGCTCCAAATACTCGCTGCAGATGGAGAAAGTCACCGCTGTGTTTTACACCATGGTTGTTCCTATGCTTAACCCTGTGATCTACAGCTTGAGGAACAAGGAGGTCAAGGATGTGCTCAGAAGAGCCacagcaaaaaacatttttacgAGCTGCCCACTGACCAAGTTGACCCCGATCAGCTGA
- the LOC106019914 gene encoding olfactory receptor 5J3 isoform X3: MAEGNSSVVTQFILLGLTSEPELQTPLFVVFSVIYLITLMGNLGLITLITTTPQLHTPMYFFLCNLSVVDLCYSSVFCPRLLVVFLVGNKTISYSACFTQHFFFLVFVTTEVFLLAVMAYDRYVAICNPLLYAVSMPKRVCVQLVAGSYLGGILNSLTQTCCLLPLPFCGPNVINHYFCDTNPLLKLTCADDHLNELLLVTFNGTISMSVLFIIIISYAYILVSILRIRSARGRHKAFSTCASHLLTVTLFYVPAGLSHMQPGSKYSLQMEKVTAVFYTMVVPMLNPVIYSLRNKEVKDVLRRATAKNIFTSCPLTKLTPIS, from the coding sequence ATGGCTGAAGGCAATAGCTCCGTGGTGACCCAGTTCATCCTCCTAGGACTGACAAGTGAGCCCGAGCTGCAGACTCCTCTCTTCGTAGTCTTCTCAGTGATTTATCTCATCACCCTGATGGGCAATCTTGGGCTCATCACTCTGATCACGACAACCCCCCAGCTGCACactcccatgtacttcttcctctgcaATTTGTCTGTTGTTGATCTTTGCTACTCCTCTGTCTTTTGTCCCAGGCTGCTTGTTGTCTTCCTGGTTGGAAATAAAACCATTTCTTACTCTGCCTGCTTCAcccagcatttcttttttctcgTGTTCGTGACCACAGAGGTGTTCTTGCTGGCTGTGATGGCATACGACCGCTACGTAGCTATTTGCAACCCCCTGCTCTACGCTGTTTCCATGCCCAAGAGAGTCTGTGTGCAGCTGGTGGCTGGGTCGTACCTGGGGGGGATTTTGAACTCCCTAACCCAAACGTGCTGCTTGCTGCCCTTGCCGTTCTGTGGGCCCAATGTCATCAACCATTACTTCTGTGACACCAACCCTCTGCTGAAACTCACCTGCGCTGACGACCACCTCAACGAGCTTTTGCTCGTAACCTTCAATGGGACCATTTCCATGTCCGTgctcttcatcatcatcatctcaTACGCATACATCCTCGTCTCCATCCTGAGGATCAGGTCTGCCAGAGGCAGgcacaaagccttctccacCTGCGCCTCCCACCTGCTGACCGTCACCTTGTTCTACGTGCCCGCCGGACTCAGCCACATGCAGCCAGGCTCCAAATACTCGCTGCAGATGGAGAAAGTCACCGCTGTGTTTTACACCATGGTTGTTCCTATGCTTAACCCTGTGATCTACAGCTTGAGGAACAAGGAGGTCAAGGATGTGCTCAGAAGAGCCacagcaaaaaacatttttacgAGCTGCCCACTGACCAAGTTGACCCCGATCAGCTGA